Below is a genomic region from Coriobacteriia bacterium.
GCAGGCGGATGATGCCCGAGCCATCATTATTGGGTGTGATGCCCAGATTGGCAGAGAGGATGGCCTTCTCGACGGGTCCGAGCAGGGACTTGTCCCACGGCTCGATGGTCATGAGGTTGCCCTCGGGAATCTTGATGGCACCGACCTGTGAAACGGGCGTGGGAACGCCGTAATAGTCGACCTTCACGTTGTCGAGGATGCTCGCCGAGGGACGACCCGTGTTGAGTTTCGAAAAATCCTGATCGAGCGCCTTGACCGCACGGGCCATTGCCTCTTTTGCCTGATCGAGTTCTTCTGACACTTTGGGTCTCCTTCTCTAGCTGACGGTCGTTCCGACGTGCTCGCCCTTGAGCACGCGATCGATATTGCCCGGCTTATGCAGGTTGAACACGATGATGGGAATATCATTGTCCATGCACAGCGTCGTAGCGGTCGAGTCCATGACGTGCAACTCGCGCGAGAGTACTTCCATGTAGGAAATCTCGTCGAACTTGACCGCATCGGGGTTCGTGTGCGGGTCACTATCGTAGATGCCATCGACCTGCGTCGCCTTGAGGATGGCCTCG
It encodes:
- a CDS encoding ribosome recycling factor, whose translation is MSEELDQAKEAMARAVKALDQDFSKLNTGRPSASILDNVKVDYYGVPTPVSQVGAIKIPEGNLMTIEPWDKSLLGPVEKAILSANLGITPNNDGSGIIRLPFPAPTEERRREIVKECKAAAENRRVAVRNARRDAKNKIERLKKDGEISEDEQHREEEQLQKLTDDFIAKIDAALSVKEAEVMEI